The following coding sequences lie in one Phycicoccus duodecadis genomic window:
- a CDS encoding DUF2231 domain-containing protein — protein MFDTVFGIPVHALVVHAVVVLSPLTVLMLLAFSVSERFRAWSGWLTTAVGALTTLFSFVASSSGESLQRRVGRTDLVREHAELGDLLPWVVLGATIVAGVLWYLWRSGRRAAVDGEGPARPSSLFRILTVVGVLAAVGLAVDVTLVGHSGAKAVWSEVGSKTVQGGGGDDEG, from the coding sequence TTGTTCGACACCGTCTTCGGCATCCCCGTGCACGCCCTGGTCGTGCACGCCGTGGTCGTCCTCTCCCCCCTCACGGTCCTGATGCTGCTGGCCTTCTCGGTCAGCGAGCGGTTCCGCGCCTGGAGCGGCTGGCTGACCACCGCGGTGGGCGCGCTGACGACCCTCTTCTCCTTCGTCGCGAGCTCGTCGGGTGAGTCACTCCAGCGCCGGGTGGGCCGCACCGACCTCGTCCGGGAGCACGCCGAGCTCGGCGACCTGCTGCCCTGGGTCGTCCTCGGCGCCACCATCGTCGCCGGCGTCCTCTGGTACCTCTGGCGCTCCGGCCGCCGGGCCGCCGTCGACGGCGAGGGCCCCGCGCGCCCGTCGAGCCTGTTCCGCATCCTGACCGTCGTGGGCGTCCTCGCCGCCGTCGGCCTCGCGGTCGACGTGACCCTGGTGGGCCACTCCGGCGCCAAGGCCGTCTGGAGCGAGGTCGGGTCCAAGACCGTCCAGGGCGGCGGCGGGGACGACGAGGGCTGA
- a CDS encoding NAD(+) synthase, whose translation MEFRNVYAQGFARVAACTLPVALADPAENARRIVEQVRAHHDDGVAVALFPELSLSGYAIDDLLLQDVLLDAVEAGIVAVAEATAGLTPLVVVGAPLRHGHRLYNCAVVIHRGEVLGVAPKSYLPNYREFYEKRWFAAGTGQEGQFLVRPAWPGSDADGEIPFGPDLLFSADDVPGLVVHAEVCEDMWVPVPPSHEAALAGASVLLNLSASPITVGRAQDRHLLARSASARCNAAYLYAAASQGESSTDLSWDGMTMVYEAGDLLGESDRFPDGPRATVVDVDLDRLRQERLRQGSFDDNAGAYSADDAGFRVVPFRLRPPPGDLGLRRSLDRFPFVPDDPTRLALDCYEAYNIQVSGLEQRLRAIGGGDPARMPRIVIGVSGGLDSTHALIVAVKACDRLGLPRTHVLGITMPGFATSAGTKSNAVRLMEALGIQWEEVDIRPLATQMLRDLGHPAGDGDEVYDVTFENVQAGLRTDLLFRAANQRGGIVLGTGDLSELALGWCTYGVGDQMSHYGVNAGVPKTLIQHLIRWVVSSGELGDEKADETLLAILATEISPELVPARDGEKIQSTQDTIGPYALHDFTLFHLLRRGYRPSKVAFLAEHAWRDVEAGAWPSGYPEADRTAYDLAAVRHWMQVFLRRFFQNQFKRSALPNGPKVVAGGSLSPRGDWRMPSDAAAAAWLAELEANVPEA comes from the coding sequence ATGGAGTTCCGGAACGTCTACGCCCAGGGGTTCGCCCGGGTCGCGGCGTGCACCCTCCCCGTCGCCCTGGCCGACCCGGCCGAGAACGCCCGGCGCATCGTCGAACAGGTCCGTGCCCACCACGACGACGGGGTGGCCGTGGCGCTGTTCCCCGAGCTGTCGCTGTCGGGCTACGCCATCGACGACCTGCTGCTGCAGGACGTCCTGCTCGACGCCGTCGAGGCCGGCATCGTGGCCGTCGCCGAGGCGACTGCCGGCCTCACCCCGCTCGTCGTCGTCGGCGCCCCCCTGCGCCACGGGCACCGCCTCTACAACTGCGCCGTCGTCATCCACCGCGGCGAGGTCCTCGGCGTCGCGCCCAAGTCGTACCTGCCCAACTACCGCGAGTTCTACGAGAAGCGCTGGTTCGCCGCCGGCACCGGCCAGGAGGGCCAGTTCCTCGTCCGCCCCGCGTGGCCCGGCAGCGACGCCGACGGCGAGATCCCGTTCGGGCCCGACCTGCTGTTCTCGGCCGACGACGTGCCGGGCCTCGTCGTGCACGCCGAGGTCTGCGAGGACATGTGGGTCCCGGTGCCGCCCAGCCACGAGGCGGCCCTCGCCGGCGCCAGCGTGCTGCTGAACCTGTCGGCCTCGCCCATCACCGTCGGCCGCGCGCAGGACCGCCACCTGCTGGCCCGCTCGGCCAGCGCCCGCTGCAACGCGGCCTACCTCTACGCCGCCGCGAGCCAGGGCGAGTCGAGCACCGACCTGTCGTGGGACGGGATGACGATGGTCTACGAGGCGGGCGACCTGCTCGGCGAGTCCGACCGCTTCCCCGACGGCCCGCGTGCCACCGTCGTCGACGTCGACCTCGACCGGCTGCGCCAGGAGCGCCTGCGCCAGGGCAGCTTCGACGACAACGCCGGCGCCTACTCCGCCGACGACGCCGGTTTCCGGGTGGTGCCGTTCCGGCTGCGCCCGCCCCCCGGCGACCTCGGCCTGCGCCGCTCGCTCGACCGCTTCCCGTTCGTCCCCGACGACCCCACCCGCCTGGCCCTCGACTGCTACGAGGCCTACAACATCCAGGTCAGCGGCCTCGAGCAGCGGCTGCGGGCCATCGGCGGCGGTGACCCGGCACGGATGCCGCGCATCGTCATCGGCGTCTCCGGCGGCCTCGACTCCACCCACGCCCTGATCGTCGCGGTCAAGGCCTGCGACCGGCTCGGGCTGCCCCGCACCCACGTCCTCGGCATCACGATGCCCGGCTTCGCCACCAGCGCCGGCACCAAGAGCAACGCCGTGCGGCTGATGGAGGCGCTCGGCATCCAGTGGGAGGAGGTCGACATCCGACCGCTGGCCACCCAGATGCTGCGCGACCTGGGCCACCCTGCGGGCGACGGCGACGAGGTCTACGACGTCACGTTCGAGAACGTGCAGGCCGGGCTGCGCACCGACCTGCTGTTCCGCGCGGCCAACCAGCGCGGGGGCATCGTCCTGGGGACCGGTGACCTCTCGGAGCTCGCGCTCGGGTGGTGCACCTACGGCGTGGGGGACCAGATGTCGCACTACGGCGTCAACGCCGGGGTGCCCAAGACCCTCATCCAGCACCTCATCCGCTGGGTCGTCTCGTCCGGCGAGCTCGGCGACGAGAAGGCCGACGAGACGCTGCTCGCCATCCTGGCCACCGAGATCAGCCCCGAGCTGGTGCCGGCCCGCGACGGCGAGAAGATCCAGTCGACCCAGGACACCATCGGGCCGTACGCCCTGCACGACTTCACGCTCTTCCACCTGCTGCGGCGCGGCTACCGGCCCAGCAAGGTCGCGTTCCTGGCCGAGCACGCGTGGCGCGACGTCGAGGCCGGCGCGTGGCCTTCGGGCTACCCCGAGGCCGACCGCACCGCCTACGACCTGGCCGCGGTCCGGCACTGGATGCAGGTGTTCCTGCGCCGCTTCTTCCAGAACCAGTTCAAGCGGTCGGCGCTGCCCAACGGCCCCAAGGTCGTCGCGGGCGGTTCGCTCTCACCGCGCGGCGACTGGCGGATGCCGTCGGACGCCGCCGCCGCCGCCTGGCTCGCCGAGCTCGAGGCGAACGTCCCGGAGGCGTGA
- a CDS encoding NADPH:quinone oxidoreductase family protein: MRAAQVTRLDGPEAVEVVDLPDAAEGADPATTVVVDVAAAGICFPDVLLTRGQYQMKPDPPFVPGSEVAGVVRSAPPGSELSPGDRVAAFCVLGGFAEAVAVDPAMVFPLPQDTPWAAGAALPMNYLTCHFALRERGRLQPGETVLVHGAAGGVGTAAVQLAKAWGARVVAVVSTDAKGAVARAAGADEVVPADGFKDAVADLTSGRGVDLVVDPVGGDRLTDSLRSLAPGGRHLVIGFTAGSIPEVRVNRLLLNNVSVVGVGWGAWWTHRQGPGPGYLRTQWDELVPLLESGAVDPVIGEVRDLDEVVAALVAVDERRATGKVLLTP, encoded by the coding sequence ATGCGCGCAGCCCAGGTGACCCGGCTCGACGGACCCGAGGCCGTCGAGGTCGTCGACCTCCCCGACGCGGCCGAGGGGGCCGACCCCGCGACCACGGTCGTCGTCGACGTCGCGGCCGCCGGAATCTGCTTCCCCGACGTGCTGCTGACCCGCGGCCAGTACCAGATGAAGCCCGACCCGCCCTTCGTCCCGGGCTCGGAGGTGGCCGGGGTGGTCCGCAGCGCCCCGCCCGGGAGCGAGCTCTCCCCGGGCGACCGGGTGGCCGCGTTCTGCGTGCTCGGCGGCTTCGCCGAGGCGGTCGCCGTCGACCCCGCCATGGTCTTCCCGCTGCCGCAGGACACCCCCTGGGCCGCCGGCGCGGCGCTGCCGATGAACTACCTGACCTGCCACTTCGCGCTGCGCGAGCGCGGTCGCCTCCAGCCCGGCGAGACCGTGCTGGTGCACGGCGCGGCCGGCGGCGTCGGCACCGCGGCCGTCCAGCTGGCCAAGGCCTGGGGCGCCCGGGTCGTCGCCGTCGTCTCCACCGACGCCAAGGGTGCGGTGGCGCGGGCCGCCGGCGCCGACGAGGTGGTCCCGGCCGACGGCTTCAAGGACGCCGTCGCCGACCTCACCTCCGGGCGCGGCGTCGACCTGGTCGTCGACCCCGTGGGGGGCGACCGCCTCACCGACTCGCTGCGCTCGCTGGCCCCCGGCGGTCGGCACCTCGTCATCGGGTTCACCGCCGGCTCCATCCCCGAGGTGAGGGTCAACCGGCTCCTGCTCAACAACGTCTCGGTCGTCGGGGTGGGCTGGGGCGCGTGGTGGACCCACCGCCAGGGCCCCGGCCCCGGGTACCTGCGCACCCAGTGGGACGAGCTGGTCCCCCTGCTCGAGTCCGGCGCCGTGGACCCCGTCATCGGCGAGGTGCGCGACCTCGACGAGGTGGTCGCCGCCCTGGTCGCCGTCGACGAGCGCCGCGCCACCGGCAAGGTGCTGCTGACCCCCTGA
- a CDS encoding alkene reductase, with the protein MTDLFTPLPTPLGELPHRIVLAPLTRNRADENGVPTDLQVEYYRQRASAALIVTEGTQPSAVGQGYLNTPGIHSAEQVAGWRRVADAVHGEGGRIVVQLMHVGRVAHPDNKHGLETVAPSALAAPGEMFTAGGPKPHPVPRALTEDEIPSVVQEYVDAARNAIEAGLDGVEVHGANGYLIHQFLAPGSNERTDGYGGSPAARARFGVEVVRAVVDAIGADRVGLRLSPAHNIQGATEEDEADTQATYTAFLEGIADLGIAYVSVLADPRGELAATIRSLHHGVLLVNDGFASVTTRDAAEKLVQEGLGDAVVVGRLFLANPDLPRRWHEGAELNEPNPDTFYGGGAEGYVDYPTLDELRESA; encoded by the coding sequence ATGACAGACCTGTTCACCCCCCTGCCCACCCCCCTCGGCGAGCTGCCGCACCGCATCGTGCTGGCGCCGCTCACGCGCAACCGCGCCGACGAGAACGGCGTCCCCACCGACCTCCAGGTCGAGTACTACCGCCAGCGGGCCTCCGCCGCGCTCATCGTCACCGAGGGCACCCAGCCCAGCGCCGTCGGCCAGGGCTACCTCAACACCCCCGGCATCCACAGCGCCGAGCAGGTCGCCGGTTGGCGCCGAGTGGCCGACGCCGTCCACGGTGAGGGCGGCCGCATCGTCGTCCAGCTGATGCACGTCGGCCGCGTCGCGCACCCCGACAACAAGCACGGCCTCGAGACCGTCGCCCCCAGCGCCCTCGCGGCCCCCGGCGAGATGTTCACCGCCGGCGGCCCCAAGCCCCACCCGGTGCCCCGTGCCCTCACCGAGGACGAGATCCCCTCCGTGGTCCAGGAGTACGTCGACGCCGCCCGCAACGCCATCGAGGCCGGGCTCGACGGCGTCGAGGTCCACGGCGCCAACGGCTACCTCATCCACCAGTTCCTCGCGCCGGGCTCCAACGAGCGCACCGACGGCTACGGCGGCTCCCCCGCCGCCCGCGCGCGCTTCGGCGTCGAGGTCGTCCGGGCCGTCGTCGACGCCATCGGCGCCGACCGGGTGGGCCTGCGCCTCTCGCCGGCCCACAACATCCAGGGTGCCACCGAGGAGGACGAGGCCGACACCCAGGCCACGTACACCGCCTTCCTCGAGGGCATCGCCGACCTCGGCATCGCCTACGTGTCGGTGCTCGCCGACCCCCGCGGCGAGCTGGCCGCGACCATCCGCTCGCTGCACCACGGCGTCCTGCTGGTCAACGACGGCTTCGCCTCGGTGACGACCCGTGACGCGGCCGAGAAGCTCGTCCAGGAAGGCCTCGGCGACGCCGTGGTCGTCGGCCGGCTCTTCCTGGCCAACCCCGACCTGCCGCGCCGCTGGCACGAGGGCGCCGAGCTCAACGAGCCGAACCCCGACACCTTCTACGGTGGCGGCGCCGAGGGTTACGTCGACTACCCCACGCTGGACGAGCTGCGCGAGAGCGCCTGA
- a CDS encoding MFS transporter: MPAPRHPALATAALILGGVAIGTTEFVTMGLLPRIADGVQVSIPVAGHTISAYAAGVVSGAPLIAALGATRPRKGLLLSLMAAFAVGNVLSALAPSYELLVAARFLSGLPHGAFFGVAALVAVDLAPNGRAGRAVGTVMLGIPIANVLGVPGATWLGQHAGWRSAYWLVAVLGAATVALVALGVPRLAADPTRTVRAELSALKSLQVMLTLAVAAIGFGGMFAMYSYIAPTVTEVTGLSESAVPVFLLVFGAAGFVGNLVAGRMGDWSVLRSVVIGMVGLGVGLALFALAAPYAVAALVVLALVSMLASVLVINLQLRLMQVAGAAQTLAAAGNHAALNAANALGAWLGGVVIAAGYAYTAPSWVGVGLAVLGLGVLALSVRLHRRDTRGSRADRPGSRRAVAQALSRSSSSVG, from the coding sequence GTGCCCGCGCCCCGACACCCAGCCCTCGCGACCGCCGCCCTCATCCTCGGCGGCGTCGCCATCGGGACGACCGAGTTCGTGACGATGGGGCTGCTGCCGCGCATCGCCGACGGGGTGCAGGTCAGCATCCCGGTGGCGGGGCACACCATCTCGGCCTACGCGGCGGGGGTCGTGTCCGGTGCGCCGCTCATCGCCGCCCTCGGCGCGACGCGCCCGCGCAAGGGGCTGCTGCTGTCGCTGATGGCCGCCTTCGCGGTCGGGAACGTGCTCAGTGCGCTGGCGCCGAGCTACGAGCTGCTGGTCGCCGCGCGCTTCCTGTCGGGGCTGCCGCACGGCGCGTTCTTCGGGGTGGCCGCGCTGGTCGCCGTCGACCTCGCACCCAACGGGCGGGCCGGGCGGGCCGTCGGCACGGTGATGCTCGGCATCCCGATCGCGAACGTCCTCGGCGTGCCGGGCGCCACCTGGCTCGGGCAGCACGCGGGGTGGCGGTCGGCCTACTGGCTGGTGGCGGTCCTCGGGGCGGCCACCGTGGCGCTGGTGGCGCTGGGTGTGCCCCGGCTGGCGGCCGACCCCACGCGGACCGTGCGGGCCGAGCTCAGCGCACTGAAGAGCCTGCAGGTGATGCTGACCCTGGCGGTGGCCGCCATCGGCTTCGGCGGGATGTTCGCCATGTACTCCTACATCGCGCCCACCGTGACCGAGGTGACGGGGCTGTCGGAGTCGGCGGTGCCCGTCTTCCTGCTGGTCTTCGGGGCCGCCGGCTTCGTCGGCAACCTGGTGGCGGGCCGGATGGGCGACTGGTCGGTGCTGCGCTCGGTCGTCATCGGGATGGTGGGGCTCGGTGTCGGGCTGGCGCTCTTCGCCCTCGCGGCCCCCTACGCCGTGGCCGCTCTGGTGGTGCTGGCGCTGGTCTCGATGCTGGCGTCGGTGCTCGTCATCAACCTCCAGCTGCGGCTGATGCAGGTGGCGGGCGCGGCCCAGACCCTGGCCGCGGCCGGCAACCACGCCGCGCTCAACGCGGCCAACGCGCTGGGGGCGTGGCTGGGCGGCGTCGTCATCGCGGCCGGCTACGCCTACACGGCGCCCTCGTGGGTGGGGGTGGGGCTCGCCGTGCTGGGCCTCGGCGTGCTCGCGCTGTCGGTGCGGCTGCACCGACGGGACACCCGGGGGTCGCGTGCCGACCGCCCGGGGTCCCGTCGTGCTGTCGCTCAGGCGCTCTCGCGCAGCTCGTCCAGCGTGGGGTAG